In Fibrobacter sp. UWR3, the DNA window TTTGAAGAACATCCGCGAAAAGCACAACCTCACGCAAGACCAGATGGCTGAACGCATTCACGTGACCAGGCAGGCCGTTAGCCGCTGGGAAACCGGCGAGACTCAGCCGAACACCGAAATGCTCAAGGTGCTTTCTCGCGAATTCAACGTTTCCATCAATACGCTGCTCGGCGCGCCGCGTCAGCTCTTTTGCCAGTGTTGCGGCATGCCCCTCGGCGACGACGCGATGATCAGCCGCGAAGTCGACGGCAACTTCAACGAGGATTACTGCAAGTGGTGCTATGCCGACGGCAAGTTCGCCTACGCCGACAAAAATACACTGCTGGACTTTTTGCTTTCGCACATGCCTAACCCAGAAAACATGCCGGAAGCAGAAAGACGCAAGTTCTTCGACTCGCACCTTTCGCAACTAAAACACTGGAAACAGCAGGCCTAGACGCACATCATTTTTATATCTTTTCGGCAACAATGATTCTTCTCGTCGCCGAAAAGCCCTCTGTTGCAAACCAGCACTACCGCCCGATGCTCGAGCGGATCGAGGGAGAGAAGTTCACGCAGGGCGACGGATGCCTTATCGGCAAGAACCACTGCATCACCTGGTGCGTGGGCCACCTGATTACGCTCGCGCCGCTCGACGCCTACCCCGGTTACGAGGGAGGCTGGCGGCTTTCGAACCTGCCGCTGTTGCCCGAAAAGTTCCGCCTCATGGAAATCGAGAGCACCAAGAAGCAGCTCGCGGTGGTACGCCAGATGATGGAACAGGCCGACGTGCTCGTGAACGGCGCGGATGCCGGCCGCGAAGGAAACCTGATTTTCGATTTGGTGCTCGACTTTACGCCCGCATTCAAGCAGAAGACTATCAAGCGCCTGTGGGTGAACAGCTATGTGGCGAAAGACCTCGACAAGGCGTGGAAGAACCTGGAAGACGCCACGCAGCGCGTAAACCTGAGCTATGCCGCGCGCCTCCGCCAGCGGGCCGACTGGATGGTAGGGCTCAACGCGACTCGCGCCTACACGCTCACCGCCGGGCGCGGGAAAATGATTTCGGTGGGCCGCGTGCAGACGCCGACCTTGAACCTGGTCGTGGAACGCGATACCCTAGTGGAGCAGTTCAAGGAACTGTACTACTACAGCGTCGTCGGCACATGGAAAGGGTACCAGGCGCAATACGTATTAGACGATAGACGAAAGGCGAAAGACGAAAGAGATGCTTCTGAAAAGGAATCTGACAAGAAGTCCGAAGGTTTAAAAGTCGCGGTTTTTGAGAAAGAGGCGGAAGCGAATGCAGTCGTGGAGCGCTGCAAGCCGCCCGCACCGGCGACCATCGCGAAAATCGACACGCAGCAGAAGAAGCAGTTCCCGCAAAAGCCCTTCGACTTGACGGAACTGCAAAAAGAAGGCAACAAGCGTTTCAAGTTCAGCGCCCAGCAAGTCTTGGACTGCGCACAGAACCTCTACGAAAAGAAGTTGCTCACCTACCCGCGTACCGACTCGCAGTACCTGCCCGACACCATGAAGCAGGAGGCATACTCACTCGCCCAGAGGCTTGCAAGCCCCGAGCAGAAGGGCGTAATGCGCAACGAAAGCGAGAATTTCGTCTTCATCAACTCGAGCAAGGTCACCGACCACTTCGCCATCATCCCCACGGGAGAAACCCCGAACGGGCTGCCCGAAATGGAGCAGAAGATTTACGACTTGGCGAAGGAACGCTTTGTGCAGGCATGGCTGAAGCCGTACTTATGGAGCGAGATGGACGTCATCCTGAATGCGCAGGGAGGCGGTTCGGCAGGCTCACCGACCTTGGACATTTTCCGATTGAAACTCAAGCGGAACGAGGATTTGGGATTCCGCGCGCTGGTGAAAGAGACGAAAGACGAGAGACGAAAGACGAAAGGAAAGAAGGGCGACGCCGGCGCGGAGACCGGAAAAGCAGACGGAGGCGCCGAGGGCAAGGGCGACAGCGACGAAATCACGAACCTGGTCGAAGCGTTCCCGGAATGGAACGTGGGCGACACCTCCCCCTTCGACAGCGTGGAACTGCAGAAAAAGAAGAAGAGCAAGCCCAAGTACTACACCGAGGCCACACTCCTTGCCGCGATGAAGACGGCGGGCAAGCAAATCGAGAACGAGGAACTCGCCGAGGCCATGAAGGATCGCGGGCTCGGAACGCCGGCCACGCAGGCGGGCATCATCGAGACGCTCAAGAAGCGCGGGTTCATCGAGGCGCAGAAGAATTACCTGGTGAGTACCGCCCGAGGCCGCGAAGTCATCGCGCTCATGGACGAGAAGGTGAAATCGCCCGAGATGACGGGCGAATGGGAGTACAAGCTCTCCCAGGTCGAGAAGGGTTCCCTTTCGCCGGTCGAATTCCGCGACGGCATCGTGGAATACGTGAAGCAGCTTTTTGCAGACTTGCATGCCCGCTATGCCTGCCAGTTCGAGCGCGAGGCCGCGACCGAAAAGCTGAACTGCCCCAAGTGCGGCGGCGCGCTCGACGTAGCCCCGTGGGGCTACGTGTGCCCCAATGCGGAATGCGGCTTCAGGTTCGGGCACACCGTGGCAGGCAAGATGCTCGCCCATTCCGAGGTCAAGGCGCTCCTCGCCGGCGAAACCATCGGCCCGCTTTCCGGTTTCAAGAGCAAGAAAGGCTCCGAATTCTCGGCCAAACTCACGCTCGACAAGGACTTCAATATCAATTTCGCCTTCGAAAGCGACGGCAAGTTCCACGGGCAAAAGACGGATTACAAGTGCCCGCTGTGCGGAAGCCCGCTCGAAGAGAACAAGAACGCGATATTCTGCACGGGGGCTGCGCACTCTAAAGATCCCCAGCCGGAGCCGGGGATGACAAATGGAAAAGAGCCGGGGATGACAAACGACTGCAACTTCACGCTTTTCAAGACCATCGCCGGTCACGCGCTTACAGCAAAGGAAATCGCGGCACTGTTCGGGAGCGGGCACACGCCGCTCATTCAAGGATTCAAGAGCAAGAAGGGCTCCAAATTCGCGGCCGCCCTCAAGTGGGGCGAAGGCGCCGACAAGGGCCGCGCCGTATTCGAATTCCAACATCATGACCTCCCCTGCCCCGTCTGCGGTGACAGTCTGCGCTTCCGCGGCAGCACTTCCCAGCAAAGCGGCTCGTCACAAAGTGGCCCGCAAGATGCGCCCGGCGCCTACGTGTGCCCGCAATGTGGCTACGGCATACCTCAGGTGTTCTACCAGCGCAAATTCAGCGACGAGGAAGTCGAAAAACTGCTAAAAGACAAGGCGACCCCCGTGCTGGAGCCGTTCAAGAAGAACGAAACCACGTTCCGCGCCGCGCTCGAACTCCGCGAAGGCGGAAAAATCGCCTTCAACAAACTGACGGTTGAAGTTATCAAGTAACGGCAACAATGCCCATACGCAAAAACCGGCCCAAGAGGCCGGTTATTCATTATTCGTTTTTGACACAGCGGACGCTGTAATAATTATCCTTATACTCAGACATTCGTTCTATAGAATGCGATCTATCACGTAATAACATATAATGAGCATTGTAGGCATTTGATTGCGTCGCTGACCAGTATACCGCAACATAAGCAAAATCCCTAGACTGACCATATTCACCACGAGTCCAAACTCCCGTAGGAATACCATTAAAACCAACGGCATCAACGCCATTGCCATAAATCTCCCCATTACTATCCCAGGGATGCCATCCGCTGGTTGACTTGAGTATCTTTCCACCGTAGCCTCCAACATCCTCTTCCAAAACAGCAAATTCATTCCGGCTAGGCATGTGCCAACCATCCGGACAAACACCTTGAATCAGCGTATCGAAAACACAACTGTAGTCATAACCACACTCTGTTTCTGCCTTACCTACTGCATCAGCCCATGTGTACAGCTGTCCATACAAGGTACAGTTATCAGGATCGGCATCATAGCAGCGGCTGTTGTCTGTTTGATAGTTGAGATTCTCAGCCATCCATGTTTGGTTACCAATCTTGACAAATTTGTATTCATGGCTATCGCGAGTATCCGTAAAGGTTCCTGACAGAGGTTCTTCAACAAGATCCTTTACACAACGTACCGACATCGCAACACCCTTGGATCCGCCATTATCAGAAACAGTCACCCTGTTTTCACCACCGCGTAACCAAACAATATAATCATCTTGATTAGAACTCCAGAAATTGGCATCGGCATCTATACCATAAGTACCACTCTTTGACCTGTATGCAGTCGGATTTGCTGAAAAGCCGTAATCATCAGTTCCATTATATTTATTGTAATTATCCTCCAACATAGTCCATCCCGTTTTTGATTTCATCGATAGACCAAAGTATTCATCTTCGCCCATATAGTTGAACAATCTTTCCCAGTCATTCTTACTCGGCAGACGCCAGCCATCTGGACAGATACCTTGGAACGGAACAACAATTGAACACGTGTCATAATAGCCGCAGCCAGTCTCGGTTGTTGTCGGAAAAACACCCGACGAATCCATTGCAGCGCTCCATAGATACGCTCTTCCATACTTGGCACAGCTATCCGGATCATTCATGTAGCAGAAACTTGATGAATCTAATTCTGCCGTACCCGCCTGATAACGATAATTAAGGTTTTCGGCCATCCAGACCTGTTTACCAATTGCAATTGTCTTATACACCTGACCATCACGGTCATCAATAATTGTATCATACAGAGCTTCAAGATCGGGATTCAAGAATTCCCACGAAGGCTTATAGAACGAACTGCTTGATTCCGCCTCGCTGCTACTGCTAGAAATCAACGATTCACCCTTGATGCAACGAACAGACCTTCCCTCTTTTACATTATTACTGGGATAAATATAGGACCGATCTTCAGGGCCGAGAAAAAGAGTGTATGCATTTTCAGAATCGTAAACAGAGGAACTCCAGAAATCGGTAAAAACGCCTACTTGAGAGAAACCAGTATATTCACCCGATACGTATCTATAGCCGGTAGGAAGTGCAGAGAAACCATAAGTATCATTTCCAACGGCATCGCCATCCCAAAGGGCCGTCGCCTTGAGATTCAAAGCTGACTCATTATTGCCATTGTCCGTTACATTCACCAAGACCTCAAATTCCCCATCCGTCGGCAAATGCCATCCGTCAGGGCAAACATTCTTTGCTGCATTCCACGTATAGAGCCTACCATATACATTGCAGTTCTTGGAGTTATCTCCATAGCAATAACTGTCCGTTGTCACATAATTCAAGTTCTGCGCCATCCAGGTCTGATTGCCAATCTTGACGGTCTTGTACACCTGGCCATCGCGGCTGTCCGTAATTTCGCCATAGCTTATGTTGGGGTTCAGGTAATCCCATGCGGAAGTTTGCCTAAACTGCGACATATCTACATTCTTGGGCTGCACGTTTCCGCACTTTCCGTAGCTACCTATCTGGTAGATGTTAAAGAACTGCGAACCACCAGTTGAGCCCGCAAAAGTCACAACCACACCCTTGAGAATCCTGGCGGCCTCTTCGCCCGAAATTGTAGATGCATTGCCCCACCCGCCCTGCTTAAAGGACGCCCACTCTATATTTTCGACACGGTATTCGTCCATGCTAGACAACGATGGTAGTTCTGCCGCAGGCAGGTCGCTACCGTAATCAGAAATATTTTCCAAGTCGAGCTTCAAGTACATTTTTTCAGGGCTATAATACGCAATGCAGAGTCCCTTCCAAGCGGAAACATCGTACGTAGCCCCATTTTCATCAAGGTTAAAACCAACAGTGGCATACGGATACTCAGTATTGCCAAACCACACCATGCCACACTTGCCCTCACACTCATCGTAGGGGTTGATTTCTGGGAATTGGATTGTTGTCGAACCGCCGCCCTCCTGATCCGTACCGAAATACCACTTCGAGCCGCTTCCAAAGTCAGTCTGAACAAGATCCAACTTATCGCTCCCCTTCCAGAGGAATCCCGACGCACCAGACTCTATCAAGGCAGAACACTTTGTCGTTTTTGTTTGACCATTGACTGTTACAGACAACTGAGCAAAATATTCTCCATCAGCAAGATAGGTTACGGTAGGTTTTATTGCTGTATTCGTTTCGCTATCAAGAGCTCCATTTAAAGTCCAGCTATATTTAGCAGTAGCCTGTTCGAGGGCACTCACATAATAGAACTGAGGTTCCCATGTGATAGTACCTGCATTAGGAGTTCCCTTACAAGTTACAGTCCAAAAAGTATTAGCCGAACTGCTACTGGACTTAACCGAACTGCTGCTAGACTTTGCCAAACTGCTGCTAGACTTTACTGTGGAGCCTCCATTGTTCCCTGGGCCACCTTCACCGCTGGAACTGCTTGACTTAACCGTGCCAGAGTTGGACCGTGTTGTAGATTGAAGGCCTATGCCCACAAGGTTTAAGCCCTTGCCATCCTTGAATTCGGGGCAGGACTCCGTAAATTCGATGGTTATTTCAGAGGTGTATCTATCCCTATTTTCAGTCGCACTGATTGAAAATTCTGCAGTTCTCCACTTGGAATCACCAATCTCGTTGGTCAGCTGGTCCGGGTCGACTGTCATGACCTGAAAACCGCCTATCGGGAGTTCCCCGCTATACCTGTAAAGGACAGTTCCCTCCTTAACCAGGCTACCCCTTTCCATGTAATCCTTTGCAGTCACCACATCCAGGTTAATCTTCACACCGGGGCAAGAGTTTTCGTAGGCCACGACAACGTTTTTCTCGTGAAGCAAGTCGAAGTAATTCCCCGTATTGATTCTCAGGCCGGCATCCCATTCGCCAGAACCCTCGACACTGACCGAGATGCCCCCGTTGCGGCGCAAGTAGGGCAAGAGGTCATTGTCCAGTTCGTTTGTCGAAAACTTATATGCGTT includes these proteins:
- a CDS encoding zinc ribbon domain-containing protein, producing MTTQEILKNIREKHNLTQDQMAERIHVTRQAVSRWETGETQPNTEMLKVLSREFNVSINTLLGAPRQLFCQCCGMPLGDDAMISREVDGNFNEDYCKWCYADGKFAYADKNTLLDFLLSHMPNPENMPEAERRKFFDSHLSQLKHWKQQA
- a CDS encoding fibrobacter succinogenes major paralogous domain-containing protein, which codes for MSLKKVFHTAIRVSSWSHAVAIGSIALILSACTDYVDKYEGDYKDDYGDRETFIQNLNSANLDLASVCSSGDWFWCASQDGAYTTSNDGKIETYSSGDVKFTFTGTDDNAYKFSTNELDNDLLPYLRRNGGISVSVEGSGEWDAGLRINTGNYFDLLHEKNVVVAYENSCPGVKINLDVVTAKDYMERGSLVKEGTVLYRYSGELPIGGFQVMTVDPDQLTNEIGDSKWRTAEFSISATENRDRYTSEITIEFTESCPEFKDGKGLNLVGIGLQSTTRSNSGTVKSSSSSGEGGPGNNGGSTVKSSSSLAKSSSSSVKSSSSSANTFWTVTCKGTPNAGTITWEPQFYYVSALEQATAKYSWTLNGALDSETNTAIKPTVTYLADGEYFAQLSVTVNGQTKTTKCSALIESGASGFLWKGSDKLDLVQTDFGSGSKWYFGTDQEGGGSTTIQFPEINPYDECEGKCGMVWFGNTEYPYATVGFNLDENGATYDVSAWKGLCIAYYSPEKMYLKLDLENISDYGSDLPAAELPSLSSMDEYRVENIEWASFKQGGWGNASTISGEEAARILKGVVVTFAGSTGGSQFFNIYQIGSYGKCGNVQPKNVDMSQFRQTSAWDYLNPNISYGEITDSRDGQVYKTVKIGNQTWMAQNLNYVTTDSYCYGDNSKNCNVYGRLYTWNAAKNVCPDGWHLPTDGEFEVLVNVTDNGNNESALNLKATALWDGDAVGNDTYGFSALPTGYRYVSGEYTGFSQVGVFTDFWSSSVYDSENAYTLFLGPEDRSYIYPSNNVKEGRSVRCIKGESLISSSSSEAESSSSFYKPSWEFLNPDLEALYDTIIDDRDGQVYKTIAIGKQVWMAENLNYRYQAGTAELDSSSFCYMNDPDSCAKYGRAYLWSAAMDSSGVFPTTTETGCGYYDTCSIVVPFQGICPDGWRLPSKNDWERLFNYMGEDEYFGLSMKSKTGWTMLEDNYNKYNGTDDYGFSANPTAYRSKSGTYGIDADANFWSSNQDDYIVWLRGGENRVTVSDNGGSKGVAMSVRCVKDLVEEPLSGTFTDTRDSHEYKFVKIGNQTWMAENLNYQTDNSRCYDADPDNCTLYGQLYTWADAVGKAETECGYDYSCVFDTLIQGVCPDGWHMPSRNEFAVLEEDVGGYGGKILKSTSGWHPWDSNGEIYGNGVDAVGFNGIPTGVWTRGEYGQSRDFAYVAVYWSATQSNAYNAHYMLLRDRSHSIERMSEYKDNYYSVRCVKNE
- a CDS encoding type IA DNA topoisomerase gives rise to the protein MILLVAEKPSVANQHYRPMLERIEGEKFTQGDGCLIGKNHCITWCVGHLITLAPLDAYPGYEGGWRLSNLPLLPEKFRLMEIESTKKQLAVVRQMMEQADVLVNGADAGREGNLIFDLVLDFTPAFKQKTIKRLWVNSYVAKDLDKAWKNLEDATQRVNLSYAARLRQRADWMVGLNATRAYTLTAGRGKMISVGRVQTPTLNLVVERDTLVEQFKELYYYSVVGTWKGYQAQYVLDDRRKAKDERDASEKESDKKSEGLKVAVFEKEAEANAVVERCKPPAPATIAKIDTQQKKQFPQKPFDLTELQKEGNKRFKFSAQQVLDCAQNLYEKKLLTYPRTDSQYLPDTMKQEAYSLAQRLASPEQKGVMRNESENFVFINSSKVTDHFAIIPTGETPNGLPEMEQKIYDLAKERFVQAWLKPYLWSEMDVILNAQGGGSAGSPTLDIFRLKLKRNEDLGFRALVKETKDERRKTKGKKGDAGAETGKADGGAEGKGDSDEITNLVEAFPEWNVGDTSPFDSVELQKKKKSKPKYYTEATLLAAMKTAGKQIENEELAEAMKDRGLGTPATQAGIIETLKKRGFIEAQKNYLVSTARGREVIALMDEKVKSPEMTGEWEYKLSQVEKGSLSPVEFRDGIVEYVKQLFADLHARYACQFEREAATEKLNCPKCGGALDVAPWGYVCPNAECGFRFGHTVAGKMLAHSEVKALLAGETIGPLSGFKSKKGSEFSAKLTLDKDFNINFAFESDGKFHGQKTDYKCPLCGSPLEENKNAIFCTGAAHSKDPQPEPGMTNGKEPGMTNDCNFTLFKTIAGHALTAKEIAALFGSGHTPLIQGFKSKKGSKFAAALKWGEGADKGRAVFEFQHHDLPCPVCGDSLRFRGSTSQQSGSSQSGPQDAPGAYVCPQCGYGIPQVFYQRKFSDEEVEKLLKDKATPVLEPFKKNETTFRAALELREGGKIAFNKLTVEVIK